In a genomic window of bacterium:
- a CDS encoding PEP-CTERM sorting domain-containing protein encodes MSSMFSNSFTREARILGVALVFAFAAAAAQASPIDLFFDGSVLASDGNPYGLSAQAQADFLANGGQVIVPNSLGLVGSTLTITNPVDITSNYIPGGPDFIANPAQNQNDWQFTANQPLTDVWIVFRGHDPTDVLGANNIAGGYQPQNVGLNLDPMSTTDIWRMINLPAGGGEPATSYLALYLGDLTSGQSVTKSLQYRVTQDILTNTSGDLQFPKHLVGLMFAPVPEPGIVVLLVTTGLGLALRRRLV; translated from the coding sequence ATGAGCTCGATGTTTTCCAATTCGTTCACGCGCGAGGCACGCATCCTTGGTGTCGCACTCGTATTTGCATTCGCGGCGGCTGCGGCTCAGGCCTCGCCGATCGACCTGTTCTTCGACGGCAGCGTGCTGGCCAGCGACGGGAATCCGTATGGATTGTCCGCCCAGGCCCAGGCCGATTTCCTTGCCAATGGAGGGCAGGTCATTGTCCCCAACTCGCTGGGGCTGGTCGGTTCGACGCTCACGATTACCAACCCGGTGGACATCACTTCGAACTACATCCCGGGTGGTCCGGACTTTATCGCGAACCCCGCGCAGAATCAGAACGATTGGCAGTTCACTGCGAACCAGCCATTGACTGACGTCTGGATCGTCTTCCGCGGTCATGATCCCACGGATGTTCTGGGTGCAAATAACATCGCTGGGGGCTATCAGCCCCAGAACGTTGGATTGAATCTCGATCCGATGAGCACCACCGACATCTGGCGCATGATCAACTTGCCGGCCGGAGGCGGAGAACCCGCGACGTCGTATCTTGCACTCTACCTGGGCGATTTGACCTCAGGCCAAAGCGTGACTAAATCACTTCAGTATCGCGTCACGCAAGATATCCTCACGAACACATCGGGAGATCTCCAATTTCCGAAACACCTCGTTGGTTTGATGTTCGCGCCCGTTCCCGAGCCGGGAATCGTGGTGCTCCTGGTCACGACCGGTCTCGGGCTGGCGCTGCGTCGCCGGTTGGTGTGA
- a CDS encoding class I SAM-dependent rRNA methyltransferase — protein MSDNHRVSWLYFRIPGVALPQEEVWRRLGRPGAKKQPLCGVRFGPGGWMPGDPVGSPILPAGSALCAELRPVRWLRPPEATRLRLLCGPLAWPEGEASGFRFHTVEVRGDLRELEVDATSPPEAESPAWLARCALDWLAAVGAPALGDVRRGGALLRQGLRVRPADEDAPDGWWPDEPIHPPDDVLPELRVSAATAAALVAGNPWVRADRETGDVGMVRVGGRVRLSGPGRRDLGLARTDGEGDLVARRWSLPGERERSVATRVEDALVRRAGFHAESGETDAYRLIHGEADGLPGLAVDRLGPLLRVIVQGRSALAFVAEAIPVLREIMADCMDGPPPVLEIVNLRRPDPCRLLSVHPHQPLPLDEKGGLVVREAGLRFWVEPGMNERSRPRPGTGLFLDQRANRIRLRAEVQGGRFANLFAHTGAFSLALLAGGAEEVWSVDLSAAYLRQAEANLMLSGLDPARHRARRSDARRFLEEEGNTAFDGIVIDPPTAAAAGRRFWSVRKDLGPLLERAWSRLSPGGWLLVTRNDRGSRTPLARLAQQAAERAGGGLATIEEARPGPDFPRLRGFPEGDPFEGQLLRNS, from the coding sequence ATGAGCGATAACCACCGCGTGAGCTGGCTCTACTTTCGTATCCCTGGCGTGGCCCTGCCTCAGGAGGAGGTGTGGCGACGGCTCGGGCGCCCGGGAGCCAAGAAACAACCGCTCTGCGGCGTGCGGTTCGGCCCCGGCGGCTGGATGCCCGGCGATCCGGTGGGCAGTCCGATTCTGCCAGCGGGCAGCGCGCTCTGCGCCGAGCTGCGGCCGGTGCGATGGCTGCGCCCACCCGAAGCAACCCGCTTGCGTCTTCTGTGCGGCCCGTTGGCGTGGCCCGAAGGAGAAGCGTCTGGCTTCCGCTTCCACACCGTCGAGGTGCGAGGAGATCTCCGCGAGTTGGAAGTGGATGCCACGAGCCCGCCCGAAGCAGAGTCGCCCGCCTGGCTCGCCCGATGCGCGCTCGATTGGCTGGCCGCGGTGGGCGCACCGGCCCTTGGTGATGTGCGTCGCGGGGGAGCGCTGCTTCGTCAGGGCCTGCGGGTCCGGCCTGCGGACGAGGATGCCCCGGACGGATGGTGGCCGGACGAGCCGATCCATCCCCCGGACGACGTGCTGCCCGAGCTGCGGGTTTCCGCGGCCACAGCGGCGGCGTTGGTCGCGGGGAACCCGTGGGTGCGCGCCGATCGGGAAACCGGGGATGTCGGCATGGTGCGGGTGGGTGGCCGCGTGAGGTTGTCGGGGCCGGGCCGTCGGGATCTGGGGCTCGCGCGAACCGACGGCGAAGGAGATCTCGTGGCTCGCCGATGGTCGTTGCCAGGCGAGCGAGAGCGGAGTGTCGCGACACGGGTCGAGGATGCGCTCGTCCGCCGCGCAGGATTTCACGCCGAATCCGGTGAGACGGACGCCTATCGGCTGATTCACGGAGAGGCCGATGGTCTGCCCGGCCTGGCCGTCGATCGGCTGGGCCCTCTTCTGCGGGTGATCGTGCAAGGGCGCTCTGCACTTGCTTTCGTCGCGGAAGCGATTCCTGTACTGCGGGAGATCATGGCCGATTGCATGGATGGCCCCCCGCCCGTGCTCGAGATCGTGAACCTGCGACGTCCCGATCCGTGCCGGCTGCTTTCGGTCCATCCCCACCAGCCGCTTCCCCTCGATGAGAAAGGCGGGTTGGTGGTCCGGGAAGCGGGCCTGCGCTTCTGGGTGGAACCCGGCATGAACGAAAGGTCACGTCCCCGGCCCGGAACCGGATTGTTCCTGGATCAACGCGCAAATCGCATTCGTCTGAGGGCCGAGGTGCAAGGCGGACGCTTCGCCAACTTGTTCGCCCATACCGGGGCATTCAGCCTGGCGCTTCTCGCAGGCGGGGCGGAGGAGGTATGGAGCGTCGATCTCTCGGCCGCCTACCTGCGCCAGGCCGAGGCGAACCTCATGCTTTCCGGGCTCGACCCGGCCCGGCATCGGGCCCGGCGCAGCGATGCACGACGCTTCCTGGAAGAAGAGGGCAACACCGCGTTCGACGGGATCGTCATCGATCCGCCGACGGCGGCGGCCGCAGGTCGACGGTTCTGGAGCGTGCGGAAGGATCTCGGGCCCCTGCTCGAGCGGGCATGGTCGCGGCTCTCCCCAGGTGGATGGCTGTTGGTCACGCGCAACGACCGGGGCTCTCGTACCCCGTTGGCGCGCCTCGCCCAACAAGCAGCCGAACGCGCTGGAGGTGGCCTCGCGACGATCGAAGAGGCGCGACCCGGTCCGGACTTCCCCCGGCTCCGGGGCTTTCCCGAAGGCGACCCCTTCGAGGGGCAACTCCTACGCAACTCCTGA
- a CDS encoding histidine phosphatase family protein, translating to MTPTVLSIVRHGETPANAGGVWHGSTDTPLSERGHGQAGRVASHLALTRADAVALYSSPLTRARHTADPISAALGLPILIHDDLQEYHLGTWEGRTYQELLVEHRLFERMNEDPDWQPGGGESPRQVAERLGGALQTITEAHPGERVIVVSHAGALTLAFGLLVDDDPRSWRRTMDNAAVTDLRMSTPPELIAFNETAHLSTGDGLPA from the coding sequence ATGACTCCGACCGTTCTCTCCATCGTGCGCCACGGTGAGACGCCCGCCAACGCCGGCGGCGTCTGGCACGGCTCGACCGATACGCCGCTCAGCGAGCGGGGCCACGGCCAGGCGGGTCGCGTGGCCAGCCACCTGGCTCTCACCCGCGCGGATGCGGTTGCCCTCTATTCGAGCCCCCTCACCCGGGCCCGTCACACGGCGGACCCCATCTCGGCGGCTCTCGGGCTACCCATCCTGATCCACGACGACCTCCAGGAATATCACCTTGGAACCTGGGAAGGCCGGACCTACCAAGAGCTGTTGGTCGAGCACCGCCTCTTCGAGCGCATGAACGAAGACCCGGACTGGCAGCCCGGCGGCGGCGAATCCCCGCGGCAGGTGGCCGAGCGGCTGGGCGGCGCGTTGCAGACCATCACCGAGGCGCACCCAGGCGAACGGGTCATCGTGGTCAGCCACGCTGGAGCGCTCACCCTGGCCTTCGGTCTGCTGGTGGATGACGATCCGCGCTCGTGGCGACGCACCATGGACAACGCCGCTGTCACCGATCTGCGCATGTCGACTCCGCCGGAACTCATCGCGTTCAACGAGACGGCGCATCTGTCGACAGGAGATGGGCTTCCGGCGTGA
- a CDS encoding UbiA family prenyltransferase, which yields MFGDSELGDAGPGKPDPAGSGSDPVGSGSDPAASGPDPARSKADREASGLPLAVDLDGTLVATDTLWESALALVRQRPGSAFALPLWVLGGRARFKSELAARVCPDAAALPYREDVLAYLHEARDEGRPVILATASHQRTAQAVADHLGIFHAVMASEGGVNLKGPHKADALAAAFGEKGFEYIGDASADRPVFARAGAASWVGRDQREAEKATEGAPLARTFCVPRVGLGAWLKGLRVHQWVKNVLIFLPILASHRLAEPALWATAVLAFLCLSLCASTVYVFNDLMDLEADRRHPTKSRRPFASGRLSIPQGLAAIPILLGVGLGLSIAFLPPVFTGCLGAYLGLNGIYTFGLKRVAIADVTFLACLYSLRVLAGGLAMGILVSPWLIGFSLFFFLNLAFLKRYADLQLVAAAKGSGSPGRDYSVEDAPLLLSLGPAAGYMGVVVLALYLQSENVTILYSRPELLWALIPLVAYWISRVWLIAHRGEMDDDPVLFATRDPISYLVGALAVAVLALGAAL from the coding sequence TTGTTCGGGGACTCGGAACTCGGGGACGCCGGGCCTGGGAAGCCCGATCCCGCTGGCTCCGGCTCCGATCCCGTTGGCTCCGGCTCCGATCCCGCCGCTTCCGGGCCCGATCCTGCTCGTTCCAAGGCCGATCGCGAGGCCTCGGGCCTGCCGCTGGCCGTCGATCTGGACGGCACATTGGTGGCGACGGATACCTTGTGGGAGAGTGCCCTCGCCCTCGTCAGGCAACGCCCCGGTAGCGCCTTTGCACTGCCGCTCTGGGTTCTCGGTGGCCGAGCTCGCTTCAAGAGCGAGCTCGCGGCGCGGGTGTGCCCGGATGCGGCAGCCCTTCCGTACCGCGAAGACGTGCTGGCCTATCTGCACGAAGCGCGGGACGAGGGCCGCCCGGTCATTCTCGCCACCGCGAGCCACCAGCGCACTGCCCAGGCGGTGGCCGATCACCTTGGCATCTTTCATGCGGTCATGGCCAGCGAGGGTGGCGTCAACCTGAAGGGCCCGCACAAGGCAGATGCACTGGCTGCGGCGTTTGGAGAGAAGGGCTTCGAGTACATCGGCGACGCTTCGGCCGACCGTCCGGTGTTCGCTCGCGCCGGCGCAGCGTCTTGGGTGGGTCGCGATCAACGTGAGGCCGAGAAGGCGACGGAAGGTGCACCTTTGGCGCGAACCTTCTGCGTCCCGCGGGTCGGCCTGGGTGCATGGCTGAAGGGGCTGCGCGTCCACCAGTGGGTGAAGAACGTCCTGATCTTCCTCCCCATCCTCGCCTCTCACCGCCTTGCTGAGCCGGCGCTCTGGGCCACCGCGGTTCTGGCCTTTCTCTGCCTCTCACTTTGTGCCTCCACGGTCTACGTCTTCAACGATCTGATGGATCTGGAAGCGGATCGGCGGCACCCGACGAAGTCTCGCCGGCCGTTCGCCTCCGGCCGCCTATCGATTCCTCAGGGGCTGGCCGCAATTCCGATACTGCTGGGCGTGGGGCTCGGGCTCTCCATCGCGTTCCTGCCGCCGGTCTTCACCGGCTGCCTCGGTGCCTACCTCGGCCTCAACGGGATCTACACCTTCGGTTTGAAGCGGGTTGCCATCGCCGATGTGACCTTTCTCGCGTGTCTCTACAGCTTGCGGGTCCTGGCGGGCGGCCTGGCCATGGGCATTCTGGTTTCCCCCTGGCTGATCGGGTTCTCGCTATTCTTCTTCCTGAATCTCGCGTTCTTGAAACGCTATGCGGATCTCCAACTGGTGGCCGCGGCGAAAGGCAGCGGCTCGCCCGGCCGGGACTACTCGGTCGAGGATGCGCCTCTGCTGCTCTCCCTCGGGCCGGCGGCCGGCTACATGGGTGTCGTGGTTCTCGCCCTCTACCTGCAAAGCGAGAACGTGACGATCCTCTACTCACGCCCCGAATTGTTGTGGGCCCTGATTCCACTCGTGGCCTACTGGATCAGCCGTGTCTGGTTGATTGCCCACCGGGGCGAGATGGACGATGACCCGGTGCTGTTCGCAACCCGGGATCCCATCAGTTACCTGGTGGGGGCCTTGGCGGTGGCTGTACTGGCTCTGGGGGCGGCTCTGTAG
- a CDS encoding glycosyltransferase, giving the protein MSEATPTSVTAIMPVYNGLGYLTESLPPLLALVEEGRLCEVLVVDDGSTDGSGTWAAGRGARVLKSAGRVGPGAARNQAAREARGDVVLFVDADVVIHPDAVDHLRKALESPDVVAVFGSYDDAPPDPAFASQYMNLRHHHVHHEAAGEASTFWAGCGAVRKEAFLACGGYDAERSGRPSVEDIELGYRLRRAGGRIRLMPEMQGTHLKQWTVWSVIHTDVVCRALPWSRMLLREPEAVSDLNSGAAERIKALLAGLLLLSIPAGLLGGLWLLLPLGLFGAAVLVNRGLFGVFRRRRGLALAVGALAFHQLYYLYSGAAFVLCWLEFQLGMGDEPGGSAPAPTPGNHTDGALERPHPPRSERSG; this is encoded by the coding sequence GTGAGCGAGGCGACTCCCACCAGCGTGACGGCGATCATGCCCGTCTACAACGGGCTCGGCTACCTGACGGAGAGTCTTCCGCCGCTGCTCGCTCTCGTCGAGGAGGGACGGCTGTGTGAGGTGTTGGTGGTCGATGATGGATCCACCGATGGCTCGGGCACCTGGGCCGCGGGGCGCGGGGCACGGGTTCTGAAGAGTGCCGGCCGTGTCGGACCGGGAGCGGCGCGCAATCAAGCCGCTCGCGAAGCGCGCGGTGATGTGGTGTTGTTCGTCGATGCAGACGTGGTGATCCATCCCGATGCGGTCGACCATCTGCGCAAGGCATTGGAGAGCCCCGACGTGGTCGCGGTGTTCGGATCCTACGACGACGCTCCGCCCGATCCGGCCTTCGCGAGCCAGTACATGAACCTGCGCCATCACCACGTTCATCACGAAGCCGCCGGAGAGGCGAGCACCTTCTGGGCTGGCTGCGGCGCAGTTCGCAAGGAAGCGTTCCTGGCCTGCGGCGGCTACGACGCCGAGCGCTCTGGTCGGCCCAGCGTGGAAGACATCGAACTCGGCTATCGCCTGCGCCGGGCCGGCGGTCGGATCCGTCTGATGCCGGAAATGCAGGGTACGCACCTCAAACAGTGGACGGTCTGGAGCGTGATTCACACCGATGTGGTCTGCCGCGCATTGCCGTGGTCGCGCATGTTGCTTCGCGAGCCCGAAGCCGTCTCGGATTTGAATTCCGGCGCCGCCGAACGGATCAAGGCCCTGCTCGCCGGGCTCCTCCTGCTCTCGATTCCGGCCGGGCTCCTGGGGGGCCTATGGCTGCTGCTTCCCCTCGGGCTTTTTGGCGCTGCCGTCCTGGTGAACCGCGGCTTGTTCGGTGTGTTCCGGCGGCGGCGCGGGCTGGCGCTCGCGGTGGGCGCACTGGCGTTTCATCAGCTCTACTACCTCTACAGCGGAGCAGCCTTCGTGCTCTGCTGGTTGGAGTTTCAACTGGGCATGGGCGACGAGCCGGGGGGATCCGCGCCGGCGCCCACTCCAGGAAATCACACGGACGGGGCGCTGGAACGGCCGCACCCTCCGCGTAGCGAGAGGTCGGGTTGA
- a CDS encoding polysaccharide deacetylase family protein, giving the protein MRAVLTFHGVDDSGSVLSVSSDALAGLVAGVRAANHEIVPQAELMEKPEIPDRVALTFDDGFRSVHDAAFPVLRDADAPATLFLTTGFLGSDNHWPGQPGCAPRFSMLDWEYVEALHGSGWAIEAHTGRHLDLRTLGADELDAELAVADEAIEARLGRRPEAFAYPYGYHDERVRERASRRYRWSWTTRLAALSGGEATTMLPRLDAFYLRSPHVYDRFGGSGFSLYPALRRFLREVRGS; this is encoded by the coding sequence GTGCGCGCAGTCCTGACGTTTCACGGTGTCGATGACAGCGGCTCGGTGCTGTCCGTGTCGTCCGATGCGCTGGCGGGATTGGTCGCTGGAGTCCGGGCGGCAAATCACGAGATCGTTCCCCAGGCTGAGTTGATGGAGAAACCGGAGATTCCGGACCGCGTGGCGCTTACTTTCGATGATGGCTTTCGCTCGGTCCACGATGCGGCGTTTCCCGTGCTGCGCGATGCCGACGCACCAGCCACGCTCTTCTTGACGACGGGATTTCTGGGTAGCGACAATCATTGGCCCGGACAGCCGGGCTGTGCGCCGCGTTTTTCGATGCTCGATTGGGAGTATGTGGAGGCGCTGCATGGTTCGGGCTGGGCCATCGAGGCCCACACTGGGCGCCACCTGGATTTGAGAACGCTTGGCGCGGATGAGCTCGATGCCGAGCTGGCGGTTGCGGATGAAGCCATCGAGGCCCGGCTGGGTCGGCGTCCCGAGGCTTTTGCCTACCCTTACGGTTACCACGACGAGCGAGTGCGAGAGCGTGCTTCCCGCCGCTATCGCTGGTCGTGGACGACCCGCCTGGCCGCGCTCAGCGGTGGAGAAGCTACGACGATGCTCCCGCGTCTGGATGCATTCTACCTGCGCTCGCCCCATGTGTACGACCGCTTTGGTGGCAGCGGGTTCTCGCTCTATCCGGCCCTGCGTCGCTTCCTCCGGGAGGTACGGGGCTCGTGA